The segment AGCACTTCTTGCACTTGTCTTTCATGCTTGCAGCACAAAACGTCTCATCCGGACATTGAGCAACAAACCAATGCCAAACATAAAAACCACCAAAGACGAGCCCCCATAACTCATAAACGGCAGGGGGATTCCCACTACCGGCAGGATGCCCAGAACCATGCCGATATTGATAAATACCTGCCCGAAGATCATCATGGTAACTCCGATGGAAATCAGCATTCCCGTCAGATCTTTCGCTTGAAAAGCAATTTTCAGACCCCATAAAATCAAAGTAAAAAAAACAATTATTAATAACATCGCACCGGCGAAGCCCCATTCTTCGGCATATACGGAAAAAATGAAATCAGTATGTTGTTCGGGCAGGAATTTTAATTGCGTCTGGGTGCCTTTTAAAAAGCCCTTTCCCCATAACCCGCCGGAACCGACCGCAATAATGGATTGAATGATGTGGTAGCCGGTGCCCAGGGGGTCCTGTTCGGGATTTAAAAAGGTCATTATCCGTTCTTTCTGATAATCCTTCAAGAAATGCCAACCGAGGGGAATAAGAACCAGACCGCAGCCGGCAGCCAAGGCCATGGATTTCCATTTTATGCCCGCCATGAAAATAATGCCCAGAAAAAGTATGATCAAAATGATGCCCGTACCAAGGTCCGGCTGCTTGAGTACCAGCAGGAAGGGGATGAATGCAATCAGGAAAGGCAGTAACAGCTCCTTTAATGAGTATTCTTTTTCTGTTTTATGGCTGTCAAAATACTTTGCCAGCGCTAAAACAACTGCAACTTTCATCAATTCTGAGGGCTGCAGGGAAAAACCACCCAGGGCAATCCATCGCTGCGAACCACGCGTGGCATCGCTGATAATAAAGACGAGAATCAGTAGCAGGAGGGAAACAAAGTAAATCAGGTATGCCTGCCGAACGATGACGCGATAATCAATGCAGAAGGCTAAGGCCATGAAAAAAAGACTGATTCCCATCCACTGCAACTGCTTGATGTAAAGGGTTTTCAGCCGTGGCTCGGGCAGGCTGAATCCGGAGCTGTAGATATTAAGGATGCCGATAATCGAGACGCTGAGGACTATAAAAAGCAGTGTCCAGTCAAAATTTATTATCAGACGACGGTCAAACTTCATTTTTTACTGCCGCCTCCAGATTCTTTAGCCTTGCGGGAAAAATAGGCATCCAGGATTTTTCTGGCCACTGGTGCGGCAGCCGAACCTCCATGACCGGCATTTTCCATGATAACAGCCACGGCGATCTCCGGATTCTTGTACGGTCCAAAACAGACAAACAGGGCATGATCTCTGTATTCATAGGCGACTTTCTTTGCCCGCCGTGCTTTTTCATCTTGAGGCAAGCCAATGACCTGTGCAGTTCCGGTTTTGCCGCATAAGTCCTCTTCAGGCCTCTTTAACACATAACCGGTGCCCCCGCGTTCGTTGACAACGCCCCAGAGTGCGTAATTCAACAAGGCCAGATTCTCCTTGCTAACCGGTAACGTATTGATTTTTTCCGGACCAAATTCTTTAAAAACCTTACCATCGGCGGTCTCAATTCTCTTGATTACATGAGGACGAAACAACGTGCCGCCATTGGCCAGGGCAGCATAGGCGTTAACTAATTGTATAGGTGTGACTAAGTTATATCCCTGTCCAATGGCGACGGAAATCGTTTCTCCCAAATGCCATGGTTCACCCAACCGTGATAATTTCCATTCTTTCGTCGGCACCAAACCGCTTTTTTCACGGGGCAAATCAACTCCTGTAACAGAGCCGAAACCGAACTGCCGAGCATACCAGGCAATCTTGTCTACACCAAGCATCTTGCCCAGATTATAAAAATAGACATCACAGGATTCCACGATAGCACGGTGGAGATTGACGACGTGATGACCATCCTTTTGCCAGCACCGGAAGGTACGGTTTCCCACTTCATAGGCGCCATTACAGGTAAACGTCTTCTCAGGTGTAATTAAACCCTCCTGCAGGGCCGCAGCGGCAAGAACCACCTTGTACGTAGATCCGGGAGGGTATTGACCGGCAACAGCCCTGTTTTCCATCGGATGCACGGGATCGTTGGAGAGTTTCTCCCAACTCGCAAAGGAAATACCGCCATTAAACAAATTGGCGTCAAAAGAGGGCGAACTCACTAATGCCAGAACAGAACCATCACGCACATCCACAGCCAGAACCGCACCGGTTTTACCTTCCATAGCGCTCCAGGCCGTTTCTTGCAGCAAGGAATCTATGGTAAGCACAACATTATACCCTGACTCAGGCGTTATCAGGCCGAGCCCTTTAACTTTTCTGCCAAAAACATTAACCTCTATCTGCTCGGCACCGTTCTTTCCCTTCAGGTAGGCATCTAAATATCTTTCCATGCCATACTTACCGACCATATCTCCCGAGCTATAATCCTTCGCAGAATCCTTTTCCAATTCTTTCTCGGTAATTTCACCAGTATAGCCCACAATATGCGAAATCATGGGACCATTATGATAATACCTGATCGGGGTCACTTCCACAAACACGCCCGGCAGGTCAAGCACATTGGTTTCCACAATCGCTACTTTTTCCCGGCTGACATTCCTGTCCAATCTGACGGGAGCAAAAGGTCTGGCCTTTTCCGCCTGCGACAAGTCTGTTGAAAAGTTGATGGATCTTTCGTTATAAAGATTTCTTAAATTAATAATGACCGCCTCTATATCGTTGATACGGCTGGGGGCAAAGAAGATGTCAAACGAAGGTTGATTCTCAACCAATACCTGATGGTTGGCATCCATAATCAAACCCCGGGGGGGTCTTATCGTGCGCAGACGCACGCTGTTATT is part of the Deltaproteobacteria bacterium genome and harbors:
- the rodA gene encoding rod shape-determining protein RodA produces the protein MKFDRRLIINFDWTLLFIVLSVSIIGILNIYSSGFSLPEPRLKTLYIKQLQWMGISLFFMALAFCIDYRVIVRQAYLIYFVSLLLLILVFIISDATRGSQRWIALGGFSLQPSELMKVAVVLALAKYFDSHKTEKEYSLKELLLPFLIAFIPFLLVLKQPDLGTGIILIILFLGIIFMAGIKWKSMALAAGCGLVLIPLGWHFLKDYQKERIMTFLNPEQDPLGTGYHIIQSIIAVGSGGLWGKGFLKGTQTQLKFLPEQHTDFIFSVYAEEWGFAGAMLLIIVFFTLILWGLKIAFQAKDLTGMLISIGVTMMIFGQVFINIGMVLGILPVVGIPLPFMSYGGSSLVVFMFGIGLLLNVRMRRFVLQA
- the mrdA gene encoding penicillin-binding protein 2 — its product is MILLVVVSLALSLIMIRLLYLQIVRGEEFRQKSENNSVRLRTIRPPRGLIMDANHQVLVENQPSFDIFFAPSRINDIEAVIINLRNLYNERSINFSTDLSQAEKARPFAPVRLDRNVSREKVAIVETNVLDLPGVFVEVTPIRYYHNGPMISHIVGYTGEITEKELEKDSAKDYSSGDMVGKYGMERYLDAYLKGKNGAEQIEVNVFGRKVKGLGLITPESGYNVVLTIDSLLQETAWSAMEGKTGAVLAVDVRDGSVLALVSSPSFDANLFNGGISFASWEKLSNDPVHPMENRAVAGQYPPGSTYKVVLAAAALQEGLITPEKTFTCNGAYEVGNRTFRCWQKDGHHVVNLHRAIVESCDVYFYNLGKMLGVDKIAWYARQFGFGSVTGVDLPREKSGLVPTKEWKLSRLGEPWHLGETISVAIGQGYNLVTPIQLVNAYAALANGGTLFRPHVIKRIETADGKVFKEFGPEKINTLPVSKENLALLNYALWGVVNERGGTGYVLKRPEEDLCGKTGTAQVIGLPQDEKARRAKKVAYEYRDHALFVCFGPYKNPEIAVAVIMENAGHGGSAAAPVARKILDAYFSRKAKESGGGSKK